A region of Anolis sagrei isolate rAnoSag1 chromosome 2, rAnoSag1.mat, whole genome shotgun sequence DNA encodes the following proteins:
- the LOC132768903 gene encoding F-box/LRR-repeat protein 21-like: MKRIKQTVKAEDSVYQTLQRTKKQKTGFYNSLYNLSDPNYLKDWGNLPHHVVLHIFQCLPLVDRARASSVCRRWNEVFHIPDLWRKFEFELNQPATSYLKSTHPDLIQQIIKRHADHLQYVSFKVDSSTESAEAACDILSQLVNCSIKTLGLISTAKPSFMNVSKAHFVSALTVVFVNSKSLSSIKIEDTPVDDPSLKVLVANNSDTLKLLKMSSCPHVSPAGILCVADQCHGLRELALNYYLLSDELLLALSTEKHANLEHLRIDVVSENPGQIEFHTIKKQSWDALIKHSPKVNIVMYFFLYEEEFDAFFREETPVTHLYFGRAVSKSMLGRIGMNCPRLIELVVCANGLQPLDDELIRIAERCKNLTAMGLGECEVTCRGFIEFVKMCGGRLAQLSIMEEVLIPDNDYNLDQIHSEVSKHLGRLWFPDMMPTW, translated from the exons ATGAAGAGGATCAAGCAGACTGTTAAAGCTGAAGATTCAGTCTATCAAACACTACAGAGAACGAAAAAGCAGAAAACAGGTTTCTATAATTCATTGTATAACTTATCAGATCCTAACTACTTGAAGGACTGGGGAAACCTGCCACACCATGTCGTCTTGCACATCTTTCAGTGCCTGCCTCTTGTTGATCGTGCACGTGCATCTTCAGTTTGTCGGAGATGGAATGAAGTTTTTCATATCCCTGATCTCTGGAGAAAGTTTGAATTTGAACTTAATCAGCCTGCTACTTCATACTTAAAGTCTACTCACCCAGATCTCATCCAGCAGATTATTAAGAGACATGCTGATCATTTGCAGTATGTTAGTTTCAAG GTTGACAGTAGTACTGAATCAGCAGAAGCTGCATGTGACATCCTGTCTCAGCTGGTGAATTGTTCTATCAAAACACTTGGATTGATTTCCACAGCAAAGCCAAGTTTCATGAATGTTTCCAAG gCTCATTTTGTGTCGGCGCTCACGGTAGTATTTGTCAACTCCAAGTCATTATCTTCCATCAAAATTGAAGATACGCCTGTAGATGATCCATCCTTGAAGGTCCTTGTTGCTAACAACAGTGATACATTAAAATTACTTAAAATGAGTAGCTGTCCTCATGTGTCGCCTGCCG GAATTCTTTGTGTTGCCGATCAATGCCATGGCCTTAGAGAACTTGCTCTTAATTACTATCTGCTAAGCGATGAATTGTTGCTTGCACTTTCAACTGAAAAGCATGCTAATCTGGAGCATCTCCGTATAGATGTTGTCAGTGAGAATCCTGGACAGATTGAATTTCataccatcaaaaagcaaagctgGGATGCACTCATTAAACACTCCCCTAAAGTTAACATTGTTATGTATTTCTTTCTATATGAGGAAGAATTTGATGCTTTTTTCAGGGAGGAAACGCCTGTTACTCATCTGTACTTTGGCCGTGCAGTAAGCAAATCAATGCTTGGCCGTATTGGAATGAACTGTCCAAGACTGATTGAATTGGTTGTCTGCGCCAATGGCCTACAGCCATTGGATGATGAACTCATTCGCATTGCTGAACGTTGTAAGAATTTAACTGCTATGGGACTTGGTGAATGTGAAGTCACATGTCGAGGCTTCATTGAGTTTGTGAAGATGTGCGGTGGCAGGCTCGCCCAACTGTCCATTATGGAAGAAGTACTTATTCCAGATAATGACTacaatctggaccaaattcaTTCAGAAGTTTCCAAACACCTTGGAAGACTGTGGTTCCCTGATATGATGCCAACATGGTAA